The following are encoded together in the Notolabrus celidotus isolate fNotCel1 chromosome 9, fNotCel1.pri, whole genome shotgun sequence genome:
- the ankrd34bb gene encoding ankyrin repeat domain 34Bb, with product MDESTEVRTDGNSLLRAVYLCRLRLTRLLLEGGAYINESNEQGETPLMVACKTRHTDSQSVPKLKMVRYLLENGADPNIQDKTGKTALMHACLEQAGAETLSLLLSSGADPTLEDRTGLSALVYAVNSGNSDILRVLLDACKAKGKEVIIITTNKLPSGHQMTKQYLNVPPPPDLEERMHYTPTSCMWPYEFQLRTPPQGSSASASPQPGSPLLGLRDPQCFHSGPGFITSRPNSPIQHPSPLRIPGVDKRLNLQRLQSEPWSKSPSLLLQQSQASSLTEEPSEITLEEEWSFRVNDLAFHGRPPAVSRHHSIDVKDSSGLLRALEMSGNETRGVGGRRVFGRKMSYDSAACSLHSASHPNLLQDTLQNVVRRRNIGINHYSSDSQLAQFGSQDNSSKNVGGARAEPERNKLAGSGSSTLSGSRESLESFVPRRGATGLERRGSGALLLDHIAHTRPGYLPPLNPHAPIPDIGVSSSASYPLSGSSKTLNGALTGSKPFLPCAPAFPRDPKSKKMLWRRHSMQSEQITQLANFKETFGH from the exons ATGGATGAGTCGACTGAGGTTCGAACGGACGGCAATTCTCTGCTGAGGGCTGTTTATTTATGTCGTCTGCGTCTGACCCGCCTCCTCTTGGAGGGAGGGGCCTACATAAACGAGAGCAATGAACAAGGCGAGACTCCTCTTATGGTGGCCTGCAAGACACGGCATACAGATTCACAGAGTGTCCCTAAACTCAAGATGGTCCG GTATCTTCTAGAAAACGGAGCAGATCCAAACATCCAAGACAAGACCGGGAAAACAGCTCTGATGCACGCCTGCCTCGAACAAGCCGGAGCAGAAACTCTGTCTCTCCTGTTGAGCAGTGGAGCTGATCCAACACTGGAGGATCGCACAGGTTTATCAGCATTGGTGTACGCTGTCAATTCAGGAAACAGCGACATCCTGAGGGTCCTCCTGGATGCCTGTAAAGCCAAGGGGAAGGAGGTGATCATCATTACCACAAACAAGCTGCCGTCCGGCCACCAGATGACGAAGCAGTACCTCAATGTCCCTCCACCTCCTGACCTTGAGGAGCGGATGCACTACACTCCAACATCCTGCATGTGGCCGTATGAGTTCCAGCTACGAACTCCTCCACAGGGCTCCTCAGCAAGCGCTTCCCCCCAACCTGGCAGCCCCCTTCTTGGTCTCAGGGATCCCCAATGTTTCCACTCAGGGCCTGGCTTTATCACATCTCGCCCAAATTCTCCAATCCAACATCCTAGTCCTTTACGTATTCCTGGGGTGGACAAACGACTGAACctccagaggctgcagtccGAGCCGTGGTCCAAAAGTCCTTCCCTGTTACtccagcagagccaggcctCTTCTCTAACAGAGGAGCCATCAGAAATAACTCTTGAGGAAGAGTGGTCCTTCAGAGTCAACGACCTTGCCTTCCATGGAAGACCACCAGCTGTTTCACGCCACCACAGCATTGATGTCAAAGACTCATCAGGGCTTCTGAGAGCATTAGAAATGTCTGGGAATGAGACAAGAGGAGTAGGAGGAAGAAGGGTCTTTGGTAGGAAGATGTCTTATGACAGTGCTGCATGTTCACTGCACTCTGCCTCCCACCCAAACCTGCTCCAAGACACTCTGCAGAACGTGGTCCGTCGGAGGAACATTGGCATCAACCACTACAGTTCAGACTCTCAGTTAGCACAGTTTGGCAGCCAAGATAACAGCTCCAAGAACGTGGGTGGAGCTAGAGCAGAACCAGAGAGAAACAAGCTAGCAGGCAGCGGATCCTCTACTCTGTCAGGATCCAGGGAGTCCTTGGAGAGCTTTGTCCCGAGACGAGGAGCAACAGGACTGGAGCGAAGAGGTTCAGGAGCACTTCTCCTGGATCACATCGCCCACACTCGCCCAGGATATCTCCCTCCTCTGAATCCCCACGCTCCTATACCAGATATCGGGGTCAGCTCGAGTGCGTCCTACCCGTTGAGTGGAAGTAGCAAGACACTGAACGGTGCTCTTACAGGGTCCAAGCCTTTTCTACCCTGTGCACCTGCTTTCCCAAGGGATCCTAAATCCAAGAAAATGCTGTGGAGGCGCCACTCCATGCAGAGTGAGCAGATCACACAACTAGCCAACTTCAAGGAAACGTTTGGCCACTag